The DNA sequence ACCAGCAGCGTCGCGTCGCCGCCGTCGTCCAGGATCATGTTCGGGCCGCCGCCGTCGGGCCAGGTCAGCATCGACTCGGCGGTCCACCAGTACTCCTCCAGCGTCTCGCCCTTCCAGGCGAAGCACGGGATGCCCTTGGGCTCCTCGGGGGTGCCGTGCGGGCCGACCACGACCGCGGCGGCGGCGTGGTCCTGGGTGGAGAAGATGTTGCAGGACGCCCAGCGGACCTCGGCGCCCAGGGCGACCAGGGTCTCGATCAGGACGGCCGTCTGCACGGTCATGTGCAGTGAGCCGGAGATCCGCGCGCCCTTGAGCGGGTAGACCTCCGAGTACTCGCGGCGCAGCGCCATCAGTCCGGGCATCTCGTGCTCGGCCAGCCGGATCTCTTTGCGGCCGAACTCGGCCAGGGAGAGGTCCGCCACGGCGAAGTCGATGCCGTTGCGGGTCGTGAACTTGTCGGATGCCACTTCGGTCACGCGGTTCCCCCTGGTGTTGGCGGCGTGGATGGCCGTCCTCTGTGGAAGGCCCATGGCTCAGGCGCCGGCGTCGGCGCGCAGGGCGTCGGCGCGGTCGGTGCTCTCCCACGGCAGCTCGACGTCCGTGCGGCCGAAGTGGCCGTACGCGGCGGTCGGGCCGTAGATCGGGCGCAGCAGGTCCAGGTCGCGGATGATCGCGGCCGGACGCAGGTCGAACACCTCGCCGATCGCCTGCTGGATCTTCGTCGGGTCCACGGTCTCGGTGCCGAAGGTCTCCACGAACAGACCCACCGGAGCCGCCTTGCCGATCGCGTACGCCACCTGCACCTCGATCCGCGTGGCCAGACCCGCGGCCACCGCGTTCTTCGCCACCCAGCGCATCGCGTACGCCGCCGACCGGTCCACCTTCGACGGGTCCTTGCCCGAGAACGCGCCACCACCGTGCCGCGCCATACCGCCGTAGGTGTCCACGATGATCTTGCGGCCGGTCAGGCCCGCGTCACCCATCGGACCACCGATCACGAACCGACCCGTCGGGTTGACCAGCAACCGCACGTCGGTGGTGTCCAGACCCAGCGCGTCGACCTCGGGCGCCACCACGTGCCGCCGGACGTCCACACCCAGCAGCTTCTCCAGGTCGATGCCGTCCGCGTGCTGCGTCGACACCACCACCGTGTCCAACCGCACCGGCTGGTCACCCGCGTACTCGATCGTCACCTGCGTCTTGCCGTCCGGCCGCAGGTACGGCACCGTGCCATCCTTGCGCACCGCGGTCAACCGGCGCGACAACCGGTGCGCCAACGCGATCGGCAACGGCATCAGCTCGGGGGTGTCGGTGCAGGCATAGCCGAACATCAGGCCCTGGTCACCCGCGCCCTGCTTGGCGATCTCGTCCTCGGCGCCCTCGACCCGCTTCTCGAACGCGGTGTCCACACCCTGCGCGATGTCGGGCGACTGCGAACCGATCGCCACGTTCACACCGCACGAGTAACCGTCGAAGCCCTTGGCCGACGAGTCGTAGCCGATCTCGACGATCTTGTCCCGCACGATCGACGGGATGTCCGCGTAGGCCTCGGTCGTGACCTCGCCCGCCACGTGCACCTGGCCCGTGGTGACCATGGTCTCCACCGCGACGCGCGACCGCGGGTCCTTGGCCAGCAACGCGTCGAGGATCGAATCGCTGATCGCGTCGCACATCTTGTCCGGATGCCCCTCCGTGACCGACTCACTGGTGAACAGCCTGCCGTGCTCGAGCATGCGTCTCCTCGCGTTCGACACCGTGCGGGGCATCCGGACTCCGGCCAGTCTCGGCGTTGAAGCCGAGTTCAAGTCAAGCCGCCGAAGCGCAGGCCTTCCACGTAGGAAGTGATGCTCGCGAGGACCGCGTCGTCGTCCCACACCGCCGTCACACCCGGCCGGTCCGCGTCACCACGCAACTGCCGCTTGGTCCACGAGTACAGAGCGCCCGGTGCTTGCCGCATCGCGCGTGCCGTCGTGAGAGCGGCGTCCAGCAGCTGGTCCGGGTCCACCACTTCGTTGACCAGACCGATGGATCGTGCCTGGTCAGCGCTGTACAGAGCGCCTCGCAGGGCCAGTTCGACCAGCACCCCGGGGCTTACGGAATGCCGAAGTATCTCAATGCCGAGGTCGGGGAACGGGATGCCCCCGTGCAGCTCCGGCGTGCCGATGCGGCCGCGGCCCCGGCCCATGATGCGGTAGTCGCACGCTGCGGCGTAGATCGCCCCACCACCTACCGCGTTGCCGTTCACCGCCGCGATCGTCGGGTGAGGATGGTGGAACAGCGCCGCGAAGCTCTCCACCAGTGCTGTGCGGAACTCGCCGATGCGGCCGGTGTCGGCCAACAGGTGGTGCAGGTCGATGCCCGCGCTGAACATCGCCCCGGCACCGGTCAACACCACCGCGTCCCCTTCGGCCGCGGCGGTTCCCAGCGTGGCGGTGAGTTCCCGGCAGACCTCGGGGGTCAACGTGTTGGCCTTGCCGTGGTTCAGCCGCAGCACGCGGACACGATCGTGCCGCCCCACCTCGACGTGCGTGGCCTGCATCGGACCTCCTCAAGGGACGGAGATCCCGACCCTGACAGCCGGCGGGAACGGCGAGTACCGCCGACAGGAGGAGGGAGTTCATCGGTCGAAGCACACCCCGTGAGAGCGCAAGGGGGTGGACACACGGTTTCCGGCGGAGAGC is a window from the Saccharothrix saharensis genome containing:
- a CDS encoding enoyl-CoA hydratase/isomerase family protein, whose translation is MQATHVEVGRHDRVRVLRLNHGKANTLTPEVCRELTATLGTAAAEGDAVVLTGAGAMFSAGIDLHHLLADTGRIGEFRTALVESFAALFHHPHPTIAAVNGNAVGGGAIYAAACDYRIMGRGRGRIGTPELHGGIPFPDLGIEILRHSVSPGVLVELALRGALYSADQARSIGLVNEVVDPDQLLDAALTTARAMRQAPGALYSWTKRQLRGDADRPGVTAVWDDDAVLASITSYVEGLRFGGLT
- the metK gene encoding methionine adenosyltransferase; translated protein: MLEHGRLFTSESVTEGHPDKMCDAISDSILDALLAKDPRSRVAVETMVTTGQVHVAGEVTTEAYADIPSIVRDKIVEIGYDSSAKGFDGYSCGVNVAIGSQSPDIAQGVDTAFEKRVEGAEDEIAKQGAGDQGLMFGYACTDTPELMPLPIALAHRLSRRLTAVRKDGTVPYLRPDGKTQVTIEYAGDQPVRLDTVVVSTQHADGIDLEKLLGVDVRRHVVAPEVDALGLDTTDVRLLVNPTGRFVIGGPMGDAGLTGRKIIVDTYGGMARHGGGAFSGKDPSKVDRSAAYAMRWVAKNAVAAGLATRIEVQVAYAIGKAAPVGLFVETFGTETVDPTKIQQAIGEVFDLRPAAIIRDLDLLRPIYGPTAAYGHFGRTDVELPWESTDRADALRADAGA